One window of the Micromonas commoda chromosome 11, complete sequence genome contains the following:
- a CDS encoding predicted protein, with product MKLAFKRWPDTPNKTSPEGYVWLEANARREDVVVLPSGLQYRVLEEGTGPTGRITKDTPCSCHYEGKLIDGTVFDSSIKRGKPITFAPKQVIRGWTEAMGMMREGDRWELFIPAELGYGGRGSPSGSIKPGDALIFEMKIERVNP from the coding sequence ATGAAACTCGCGTTCAAGCGGTGGCCGGACACGCCGAACAAGACATCACCCGAGGGGTACGTCTGGCTCGAGGCCAACGCGagacgcgaggacgtcgtggtCCTGCCCTCCGGCCTGCAGTACCGCGTCTTGGAAGAGGGAACGGGACCCACCGGCCGCATCACCAAGGACACGCCGTGTTCGTGCCACTACGAGGGTAAGCTCATCGACGGAACCGTGTTCGACTCGTCCATCAAGCGGGGTAAGCCCATCACCTTCGCCCCGAAGCAGGTCATCCGGGGCTGGACCGAGGCCATGGGGATGATGCGGGAGGGCGACCGGTGGGAGCTCTTCATccccgcggagctcgggtACGGCGGGAGGGGTTCGCCCAGCGGGAGCATCAagccgggcgacgcgctcatctTCGAGATGAAGATCGAACGCGTCAACCCGTGA
- a CDS encoding histone acetyltransferase (Predicted homolog of TAF-II-250, the 250 kD subunit of the TFIID transcription initiation factor complex, a protein with histone acetyl transferase activity. ChromDB ID: HAF20101), whose product MGQIYSQGTHGSKSQNKTKRICEPVACWFFEKPPRFGFCPNPRAHGEGAVARRRPAGCPNMFAEFEDDDDYDEVDEDQQKQEAPAVPVVTTVDPSSMMTTAGAQGAQAAPVGGGGGGGIDDDNYDEDDYDDPLGGGADTPAQTVVVPTVAAAAAVGLGMAQPAPVVPTVAATAAVPPGVPMVQTISALEAAAPPKPAVPKRPRTKEERGVILKFTDIAHEQSKMQKKLREAYDKDKDKDKDKDKDKDGEWVPSIGDDIPRPRAPPMVPDDPLEEDDEEEDESSDEDGDEEDGDRAAHPPPRGWDQLGRATAGKHRDEHDEYDDDEDDEDEAADEMDAYDQRADPAIATRAGDGHFKGMPAHTPAEHVDWEDDIHWGEDSEEEREPDEDDEVPAALPEEPARLPEVKVEAEIKAEPVDSEPVDEAAPPPQQPKKLLFRLGGAKPPAACKPGESTGDEPSAEGGGGGGGGGSGGGGGGGGGGGGGDATNDRDEGGIRAITTGGGGGGGGGGDSELPAPAEDKGAVKATAGMRGWWGEDPDAPLDVKHVPFTRHAQYTRLWSDEEPMLATERERLAKLALEKEKEKEDEDGMELDDDANEGDESPDSSADVVTHVGAGVFGPGMETKVEYRASQPGAAKELLSRRNQALARGEWLDGVHWSPAEILAARETNGPPRVTINPNDRMMRLRSYFPGGDEEMKSTEWATCEAFVKPGRHLQPVEDVDAQLNIGLDSDEEGTGAKKKEFDAKKDKGLVGRPGRLDNIFNAAVVSGPPAFRPHSYIKSWPKPEPIFAPPAFQKKAKVGLALGFKTGADDKFQVLVKSFTTESPSVKISVRPTDSVDGLLRKLRKKWTDLRGVIHAHFPEGEQGKAYQAACEEAEKNGERRPRAVPLDPASTMEQCGIKRRVPEPLIYVEAPEIYLLDEGTVRLEKPPAVAAAQAALARAMGEETEADAAYNAKHQSAEEAAAAAAAIAAGDPAEAVAMAMTKPSDLSATNGKLILVQYAEKDPPLIAKPGMGAKRVTYYRRRTQGDTAGRSLTQGGQRHVIDLRPEAASPFISDLSPGQPQESLETTMYRAPMFRRVIGKDEAIYLLIRSPHGAMTMREVTEYFMCGQQEPHIEVFQPNTDRLRDFEERAVNSAVIHTLLKQRDEKVPEEDMRVKVSDIEKQFNRAIVGNDIKRRIRRRVVQPVRPPGTRRRADEWDDDADEFELNPGYRFEDDLMVHRMCPVEEVCAYDSMRAAKAKLEAGRDRDGIARIRKLIGTSMTQMQNAFQSVMRGTTPAQRKGLLDLELMLQLQPWNQTVEFLAAVGGRAVLHLNPSRRLREKTGKFYHYVRRQPPKEDQVSAQPKVKPGTVTGTDADLRKLTMPQSERILKGFGVPESTIKSLHRWKRIGLIRELSGAATADKNAEHSGLSRFARSLRVGIQQQMTEQKEAANKIFKNMRKMLSDKKGNRRARAGAGGSSDDDDGGSDDDDDDDESSEEEESESDDSLADELEQGMDKDTDGPDEDEERRELEEMRRLMGGEGGGAPGEARPLGPTQVPPGKKLVLKRIVTRTFPDGRVEKIEDDVSEAVGDAWMKARKFKPDGEVDLEKSREAVMKILYPHGVDPPAFVSGDQAGHGGGRGGGGGGGGAAAGIGAGFEGPEDEKAELIRQRKRKMEMLRRRKKRFAQLQAQAGVSAQDLEKLKEMKEAEAAPKPGAGPLKLKFALKAAPPPKAKGKVKGRRGDDEDDYTDYGGPRKTTTRFRGSRRDEILQEIIESLQRDRNCDAFNAPVTKKIVPDYREFVDRPMDLSTIMKNLRRAGGYDTAESWMQDVRQILTNAKLYHESEEEVLMRYPAIIAAAQYLVDECEKAVERRAADLKLADQFFDAEKVLGRPLSAEAQEAVDNVGKMVFPGGVTASGAPVAPPAVPKEEPREDAQPPPKEEPMEEDDQPAPEPDGGFGGNPELE is encoded by the coding sequence ATGGGGCAGATTTATTCTCAAGGAACACACGGAAGCAAGTCACAAAACAAAACGAAGCGAATTTGCGAACCTGTTGCTTGTTGGTTTTTCGAAAAGCCCCCGAGGTTCGGTTTTTGCCCtaacccgcgcgcgcacggaGAAGGCGCGGTAGCCCGGAGAAGGCCGGCGGGCTGCCCCAACATGTTCGCCGagttcgaggacgacgacgattacGATGAGGTGGACGAGGATCAGCAGAAGCAGGAGGCTCCCGCCGTCCCGGTCGTGACAACCGTGGATCCGTCGTCGATGATGACAACCGCGGGTGCGCAgggcgcgcaggcggcgccggtgggcgggggcggaggcgggggcaTAGACGACGACAActacgacgaggatgacTACGACGATCCGttgggcggcggtgccgatACCCCCGCGcagaccgtcgtcgtccccaccgtcgccgctgccgccgctgtcGGGCTCGGGATGGCgcagcccgcgccggtggtcCCCACCGTAGCCGCGACAGCCGCCGTGCCGCCGGGCGTGCCGATGGTCCAAACCATCTCCGCCTTGGAGGCCGCGGCACCACCCAAACCGGCGGTCCCCAAGCGTCCGCGCACcaaggaggagcgcggcgtcaTCCTCAAGTTCACCGACATCGCGCACGAGCAGAGCAAGATGCAGAAGAAGCTCCGCGAAGCCTACGACAAGGACAAGGACAAGGACAAGGACAAGGACAAGGACAAGGACGGCGAATGGGTCCCGTCGATCGGCGACGACATCCCGCGGCCCAGAGCCCCGCCCATGGTTCCCGACGATCcgctggaggaggacgacgaggaggaggacgaatcctcggacgaagacggcgacgaggaggatggcgaccgcgccgcgcatccgccgccgcggggatgggATCAGCTCGgacgcgccaccgccgggaaacaccgcgacgagcacgacgaatacgatgacgacgaggacgacgaggacgaagcgGCCGACGAGATGGATGCGTACGATCAGAGGGCGGATCCCGCAATCGCGACGAGAGCCGGGGATGGGCACTTCAAGGGTATGCCCGCGCATACCCCGGCTGAGCACGTCGACTGGGAGGACGACATCCACTGGGGGGAAgactccgaggaggagcgagagcccgacgaggacgatgaggtgcccgcggcgctcccggaGGAACCCGCGCGACTCCCGGAGGTGAAAGTCGAAGCGGAGATCAAGGCTGAGCCCGTGGACTCCGAGCCcgtcgacgaagccgcgccgccgccgcagcagccCAAGAAATTGCTTTTtcgactcggcggcgcgaagccccccgccgcgtgtAAGCCCGGGGAGAGCACAGGAGACGAACcgtcggcggagggcggcggcggcggcggcggcggcggatcgggaggcggcggtggtggaggaggaggcggcggcgggggggacgcgacgaacgaccGAGACGAGGGGGGCATCCGCGCCATaaccaccggcggcggcggcggcggcggcggcggcggggattccgaactccccgcgcccgcggaggataAGGGCGCGGTAAAAGCGACCGCGGGGATGCGCGGATGGTGGGGCGaggaccccgacgcgcccctcgacGTCAAGCACGTGCCGTTTACGCGTCACGCGCAGTACACGCGGCTGTGGAGCGACGAGGAACCCATGCTCGCGACGGAACGGGAGCGACTGGCTAAACTGGCgctcgagaaggagaaggagaaggaggacgaggacgggatggagctcgacgacgacgcgaatgAAGGCGATGAATCACCGGATAGCTCCGCGGATGTGGTCAcccacgtcggcgccggcgtgtTTGGGCCGGGTATGGAGACCAAGGTTGAGTATCGAGCGTCCCAGCCCGGCGCGGCTAAGGAGTTGCTGTCGCGGCGTAACCAGGCGTTGGCTCGCGGGGAGTGGTTAGACGGGGTTCACTGGTCCCCGGCGGAGATTctggcggcgcgggagacgaaCGGTCCGCCCCGCGTGACGATCAACCCGAACGATCGCATGATGCGGCTTCGGAGCTAtttccccggcggcgacgaggagatgaAGTCCACGGAGTGGGCGACGTGCGAGGCGTTCGTCAAACCCGGCCGACACCTTCAGCCCGtggaggacgtggacgcccAGCTCAACATCGGTCTggacagcgacgaggaggggacgggggcgaagaagaaggagttCGACGCCAAAAAGGACAAGGGACTGGTGGGTCGCCCCGGGCGGCTCGACAACATCttcaacgccgccgtcgtctctGGGCCGCCCGCCTTCAGGCCCCACTCCTACATCAAGAGCTGGCCCAAACCGGAGCCcatcttcgcgccgcccgcgtttcAGAAAAAGGCCAAGGTTGGTCTCGCGCTCGGGTTCAAaaccggcgcggacgacaaGTTCCAGGTGCTCGTCAAGTCATTCACCACCGAGTCCCCGTCGGTGAAGATCTCGGTCCGACCCACCGACAGCGTGGACGGGCTCCTACGAAAACTTCGAAAGAAGTGGACCGACCTCAGGGGCGTCATCCACGCGCACTTTCCCGAGGGAGAGCAAGGAAAGGCTTACCAGGCTGCgtgcgaggaggcggagaaaaacggcgaacggcgtccgcgagccgTGCCGCTGGATCCGGCGTCCACCATGGAGCAGTGCGGCATCAAGCGCAGGGTCCCGGAGCCGCTCATCTACGTGGAGGCTCCAGAGATTTATCTCCTGGACGAGGGCACGGTTCGGCTGGAAAAACCacccgccgtggccgccgcgcaggctgcgttggcgcgcgccatgggagaggagacggaggctgacgccgcgTACAACGCCAAGCACCAATCggcggaggaagccgccgccgcagccgccgccatcgccgcgggtgacccggcggaggctgtcgcgatggcgatgaCCAAACCCTCCGATCTCTCCGCGACCAACGGCAAGCTCATCCTGGTGCAATACGCCGAGAAGGACCCGCCTCTCATCGCCAAGCCCGGCATGGGCGCCAAGCGCGTGACCTACTACCGCCGTCGAACGCAGGGTGACACCGCGGGCAGGTCGCTGACGCAGGGCGGGCAGCGACACGTCATCGATCTTCgacccgaggcggcgtctCCTTTCATCAGCGACTTGAGCCCCGGTCAGCCGCAGGAGTCGCTGGAGACGACCATGTACCGAGCGCCCATGTTCAGGCGGGTGATCGGGAAGGACGAGGCCATCTACCTGCTCATACGCTCGCcgcacggcgcgatgacgatgCGTGAAGTAACCGAGTACTTCATGTGCGGTCAGCAGGAGCCCCACATCGAGGTGTTTCAGCCCAACACCGACCGACTGAGGGACTTCGAGGAGCGGGCGGTTAACTCCGCGGTCATTCACACCCTGCTGAAGCAGAGGGACGAGAAGGTACCCGAGGAGGACATGCGGGTCAAGGTGTCCGACATCGAGAAGCAGTTCAAtcgcgccatcgtcggcaACGACATCAAGCGAAGGATACGCCGCAGGGTGGTCCAACCCGTGCGGCCGCCCGGCACTAGACGCCGAGCGGACGAatgggacgacgacgcggacgagttcGAGCTCAACCCGGGCTACAGGTTCGAGGATGATCTCATGGTCCACCGCATGTGCCCGGTGGAGGAGGTTTGCGCCTACGACTCCATGCGCGCCGCCAAGGCAAAGCTGGAGGCTGGCagggaccgcgacggcatcgcCAGGATCCGGAAGCTGATCGGCACCTCCATGACCCAGATGCAAAACGCGTTCCAGTCCGTCATGCGGGGCACAACCCCGGCACAGCGCAAGGGGTTACTCGACCTGGAGCTCATGCTGCAGCTGCAGCCGTGGAACCAGACGGTGGAGTTCctggcggcggtcgggggaAGGGCGGTACTCCACCTCAATCCGAGCCGACGTCTGAGGGAAAAGACGGGTAAGTTTTACCACTACGTCCGCAGGCAGCCTCCCAAGGAGGACCAGGTCTCGGCGCAGCCCAAGGTTAAGCCAGGGACGGTGACAGGTACCGACGCGGATCTGCGTAAGCTCACCATGCCCCAGTCGGAGCGCATCCTGAAGGGCTTTGGCGTCCCGGAGTCGACGATCAAGTCTCTGCATCGCTGGAAGAGGATAGGTCTGATCCGCGAGCTgtccggcgccgccaccgccgataAGAACGCGGAGCACAGCGGTTTGAGCCGCTTCGCCCGGTCCCTGAGGGTCGGCATCCAGCAGCAGATGACGGAGCAGAAGGAAGCGGCGAACAAGATCTTCAAGAACATGCGCAAGATGCTCTCCGACAAGAAGGGAAacagacgcgcgcgcgccggcgccggcggcagctccgacgacgacgacggcggcagcgacgacgacgacgacgacgacgaatcatccgaggaggaggagtcgGAATCCGACgactccctcgccgacgagctggAGCAGGGCATGGACAAGGACACCGACGGGCCggatgaggacgaggagcggagggagctcgaggagatgcGGCGGCTgatgggcggcgagggcggcggcgcgccgggtgaGGCGCGACCCCTGGGACCCACGCAGGTCCCCCCGGGCAAGAAACTCGTGCTCAAGCGCATCGTCACCAGGACATTCcccgacggccgcgtcgagaAGATCGAGGATGACGTATCGgaagccgtcggcgacgcgtggaTGAAGGCGAGGAAGTTCAagcccgacggcgaggttgacCTCGAAAagtcgcgcgaggcggtgaTGAAGATCCTGTACCCGCACGGCGTGGACCCGCCCGCGTTTGTCTCCGGGGATCAGGCGGGAcatggcggcggccgcggcggcggcggcggggggggtggcgccgccgcgggtatCGGCGCCGGTTTCGAGGGTCCGGAGGATGAGAAGGCTGAACTGATACGACAGCGCAAACGGAAGATGGAGATGTTGAGGCGGCGTAAGAAGCGGTTCGCTCAGCTGCAGGCGCAGGCTGGGGTCAGCGCCCAGGACCTCGAGAAGCTGAAGGAGatgaaggaggcggaggctgcgcccaagccgggcgcgggtccTCTCAAGCTCAAGTTTGCGCTCAAGGCTGCTCCTCCTCCCAAGGCCAAGGGTAAGGTCAAGggtcggcgaggcgacgacgaggacgattaCACCGACTACGGGGGACCGAGGAAGACCACCACCAGGTTCAGGGGCAGCAGGCGCGACGAGATCCTCCAGGAGATCATCGAGTCCTTACAGCGCGATCGCAACTgcgacgcgttcaacgcgCCCGTCACCAAGAAGATTGTGCCGGATTACCGGGAATTTGTGGATAGGCCGATGGACCTCTCCACGATTATGAAAAAcctgcggcgcgcggggggctaCGACACCGCGGAATCCTGGATGCAGGACGTGAGACAGATCCTCACCAACGCGAAGCTCTACCACGaatccgaggaggaggtcctCATGCGGTACCCCGCCATCATTGCCGCGGCGCAGTACCTGGTCGACGAGTGCGAGAAGGCGgtggagcgccgcgcggcggatctcAAGCTGGCCGATCAGTTcttcgacgcggagaaggtgCTCGGTCGACCGTTGAGCGCCGAGGCCCAGGAGGCGGTGGATAACGTGGGGAAGATGGTGTTCCCGGGCGGGGTGACGGCGTCTGGCGCGCCAGtcgcgccgccagctgtgcccaAGGAGGAGCCGCGAGAGGATgctcagccgccgcccaaggaggagccgatggaggaggatgatcagcccgcgcccgagcccgacggcgggttcgggggTAACCCGGAACTGGAATGA
- a CDS encoding predicted protein: MEYDYDIFTIGGGSGGVRASRMSSQAGAKVGLVELPYSPISSATTGGLGGTCVIRGCVPKKLLVYGSAFESEFRDAVGFGWDHGDKMPEFSWERLIAAKNGEIERLNGIYGRLLDGAGVEKYEGAGRVTGPNSVEITDVDGNKKTITAKTILLAPGGRAWKPDIPGADLGITSDEALAFEHQPKRVVVIGGGYIAVEFAGIFQGLGSEVNIVYRADLPLRGFDQEVRETVATNLAARGTSVHAGANPTSVAKNDDGSLTLTLDNGTKIETDCVMWATGRVPNTDRPDLGLKEVGVELDSKGAVVVDEYSKTTVPSIYAVGDVTNRVNLTPVALMEGMAFKDTVVLGKPTKPDYENIPSAVFCQPPVATVGMTEEEAVAKGMTCDIYTSTFTPMKISLAGRVEKAFMKLIVDTATDKVVGAHMVGPDSAEIMQGIGIALKCGATKKQFDSTVGIHPSSAEEFVTMRTLTRTVGPKVAEKEAVGAKM, from the exons ATGGAGTACGACTACGACATCTTCACCATCG GTGGTGGctccggcggcgttcgcgcgtctcgcATGTCCTCCCAAGCGGGCGCCAAGgtcggcctcgtcgagcttCCCTACTCCCccatctcctccgccaccaccggcggcctcggcggcaccTGCGTGATCCGCGGCTGCGTCCCGAAGAAGCTCCTCGTGTACGGCTCCGCGTTCGAGTCCGAGTTCCGCGATGCCGTCGGCTTCGGCTGGGATCACGGCGACAAGATGCCCGAGTTCTCCTGGGAGAGGCTCATCGCTGCCAAGAACGGCGAGATTGAGCGACTCAACGGCATCTACGGCAGActgctcgacggcgccggcgtggagaagtacgagggcgccggtcgcgtcaCCGGCCCCAACAGCGTGGAGAtcaccgacgtcgacggcaacAAGAAGACGATCACCGCCAAGACCATCCtgctcgcgcccgggggcAGGGCGTGGAAGCCCGACATTCCCGGAGCCGACCTCGGCATCACCTCCGACGAGGCTCTCGCGTTTGAGCACCAGCCcaagcgcgtcgtcgtcatcggcggcgggtacATCGCCGTGGAGTTTGCCGGTATCTTCCAGGGCCTCGGATCGGAGGTGAACATCGTGTACCGCGCGGACCTTCCCCTGCGGGGTTTCGACCAGGAGGTTCGCGAGACGGTTGCGAcaaacctcgcggcgaggggcacTTCGGTTCACGCGGGCGCCAACCCTACGTCCGTCGCCAagaacgacgacggatcCCTCACCCTCACGCTGGACAACGGGACGAAGATCGAGACGGACTGCGTGATGTGGGCCACCGGCCGCGTCCCAAACACCGACCGCCCGGACCTCGGCCTGAAGGAGgttggcgtcgagctcgactctaagggcgccgtcgtcgtggacgagtACTCCAAGACCACCGTGCCGTCGATCTACGCCGTGGGCGACGTGACCAACCGGGTTAACCTCACCCCCGTGGCGCTGATGGAGGGCATGGCGTTCAAGGACACCGTGGTGCTGGGCAAGCCCACCAAGCCCGACTACGAAAACATCCCATCCGCGGTTTTCTGCCAGCCCCCCGTGGCCACCGTGGGCatgaccgaggaggaggccgtgGCGAAGGGCATGACCTGCGACATCTACACGAGCACGTTCACCCCGATGAAGATATCCCTCGCGGGCAGGGTTGAGAAGGCGTTCATGAAGCTCATCGTGGACACCGCCACGGATAAGGTTGTCGGCGCGCACATGGTTGGACCCGATTCCGCGGAGATCATGCAGGGCATCGGCATCGCGCTCAAGtgcggcgcgacgaagaaACAGTTCGACTCCACGGTGGGTATTCAcccctcgtccgcggaggagttCGTCACGATGCGAACCCTGACCCGCACCGTGGGGCCCAAggtcgcggagaaggaggcggttGGCGCGAAGATGTGA
- a CDS encoding predicted protein: protein MDHDDPADTVASFSEAVMREAMWDMYDADTGAALDNSKAISLNVDAEDTDEVDLALFVDDDDHPGEFEPNSTQVVQLCEFAHPETCAKAVPYVWAPETFDCGESDESNPDAGFVCVDIEAKTDKDGDLAVIAETRAPSPMCVEPDDDGDDTETTDDIVETVVKEDPTVVEDGGEKRRRGLTQARINRRSGNRSRHLRTGRVRGTRTSTRGRRG from the coding sequence ATGGACCACGACGACCCGGCCGACACCGTCGCCTCGTTCTCGGAGGCGGTGATGCGCGAGGCCATGTGGGACATGTACGACGCGGACACCGGAGCCGCGCTCGACAACAGCAAGGCGATCAGCCtcaacgtcgacgcggaggacacCGACGAAGTGGACCTGGCGCTcttcgtggacgacgacgaccacccCGGAGAGTTCGAACCAAACTCGACGCAGGTGGTCCAGCTGTGCGAGTTTGCGCACCCGGAGACGTGCGCCAAGGCGGTGCCCTACGTCTGGGCCCCCGAGACGTTCGACTGCGGCGAATCCGACGAGTCAAACCCGGACGCCGGGTTCGTCTGCGTCGACATCGAAGCAAAGACGGACAAagacggcgacctcgccgtcatcgccgagaCGCGAGCTCCGTCCCCGATGTGCGTCGAGCCtgatgacgacggcgacgatacCGAGACGACCGACGACATCGTCGAGACGGTCGTGAAGGAGGATCCGAcggtcgtcgaggacggtgGCGAGAAGCGGAGGCGGGGACTGACGCAGGCGAGAATCAACCGTCGATCGGGCAACCGATCGCGACACCTCCGAAccggacgcgttcgcgggacgcgcacgtccaccagggggcgccggggttag
- a CDS encoding predicted protein: MSLVTSRVPSAVSARAASSRTSRARASSVVGVSTRLTRTSSRSRPAVPTRAVATDKPASDRPSLTKIIEKPPALLSRGERTAAVPYYDGAVDRPVLINDAAREAIASSAAKDFIALPTREDPALVHLRDVLEKGWRVMEPTGSGHAGLWPELFDAGADLIKSQFPQFGDDDAVEVLPGTGWLDPSLESDAIDWVMRRPEGHVVSSKIHFATRLHRDPDSWTNPKTPQRPKDGWTDLAMPDRDRYQYRFVNIWIARSAIDPTGQVWQSPLVVCLPRDGGEREWKFEKRKISMDDTEAEKEYNVRGITLNPKTWIPGTNRLLRPLWQGGAGDAKASGKSTSGDGFGGGEEELTAEEIAKFEFPELTSEDAHSFVTGPAMVFDSFDLWHGAARWEEDKAFTDELRRIDVKGRQPFHRARCSIEMRFRVKIDMKADGAAKRWGPFASAVASGKFRDDGLRDSEAKYDLAKGVVAK, from the coding sequence ATGTCCCTCGTGACCTCGCGCGTGCCCTCCGCGGTctccgctcgcgccgcttcgagccgcacgtcgcgcgcgcgcgcgtcgtccgtcgttGGCGTCAGCACCCGATTGACGAGGACTTCGAGCCGGTCCCGGCCGGCCGtgcccacgcgcgcggtggcgacggacAAACCCGCGAGCGACAGGCCGTCGCTGACCAAGATAATCGAAAAGCCACCCGCGCTCctgagccgcggcgagcgcaccgcggcggtcccgtactacgacggcgccgtggaccgCCCCGTGCTCatcaacgacgccgcgagggaggccatcgcatcctccgccgcgaaggatTTCATCGCCCTGCCCACGCGGGAGGATCCCGCGCTCGTGCACCTCCGCGATGTCCTGGAGAAGGGTTGGCGCGTCATGGAACCCACCGGGAGCGGGCACGCGGGCCTCTGGCCCGAGCtcttcgacgccggcgcggatctCATAAAGTCGCAATTTCCGCagttcggcgacgacgacgcggtggaggtgcTCCCGGGCACCGGGTGGCTTGACCCGTCGCTGGAgagcgacgccatcgactgGGTGATGCGCCGTCCCGAGGGCCACGTCGTTAGCTCCAAGATCCACTTCGCCACCAGGCTGCACAGGGACCCCGACAGCTGGACCAACCCCAAAACGCCGCAGCGGCCCAAGGACGGGTGGACCGACCTGGCCATGCCGGACCGGGACAGGTACCAGTACAGGTTCGTCAACATTTGGATAGCGCGGAGCGCGATCGATCCGACGGGGCAGGTGTGGCAGTCGCCCCTGGTGGTGTGCCTGCCCAGggacggtggcgagcgcgagtgGAAGTTTGAGAAGCGGAAGATCTCGATGGACGACACCGAGGCTGAAAAAGAGTACAACGTGAGGGGCATAACGCTAAACCCCAAGACGTGGATCCCGGGCACGAACCGGCTGTTGAGGCCCCTGTggcagggcggcgcgggcgatgccAAGGCGTCGGGTAAGAGCACCAGCGGCGAtgggttcggcggcggcgaggaggaactcACCGCCGAGGAAATTGCAAAGTTTGAGTTTCCCGAGCTCACCTCCGAGGACGCGCACTCGTTCGTGACCGGCCCCGCTATGGTGTTCGACTCGTTCGACCTGtggcacggcgccgcgaggtgggAGGAGGACAAGGCGTTCACGGACGAGCTCAGGCGGATCGACGTCAAGGGGCGGCAACCGTTCCACCGCGCCAGGTGCTCGATCGAGATGCGCTTCAGGGTGAAAATTGACATGAAGGCGGatggcgccgcgaagcggtgggggccgttcgcgtccgcggtaGCGTCGGGGAAGTTCAGGGACGACGGACTGAGGGACAGTGAGGCGAAATACGACCTCGCAAAGGGAGTCGTGGCGAAGTGA